A single window of Methylobacterium nodulans ORS 2060 DNA harbors:
- a CDS encoding ABC transporter substrate-binding protein: MIEQGTRQGSVSRRMLVRGMAATGALAGIGMPFVARAAEPIRIGFPTPVTGPFGAEAKDQIRSAELAVKQFNEAGGVNGRTAELLVRDDKLNPGEAATRTLELIEKDKVHFIVGALSSAVQLSVNEITRSRKVLYVSISQSDTINEAKDFSRYTFHEALNPHMTTAAVAKHAFKKGTKVAYLAADYAYGHEMLRGFKRAAAAIGAETVGEILHPFGAPDYSTFMPRLRSMRPDILCICNFGRDQANSIKQASDFGLKKGAQIVVPVLLHNQRLAGGADAFEGVVGASNYYWRLEETVPSAKAFNDAFRAAYADAIPTDYGAYGYTAVRSLLMAVKAAGDTDTDKVIAALEGLTYDVAKGPERYRACDHQAIQSVLITVSKKKSEMQGEADLFRILEVEAGSENALRTCNELGHRA; encoded by the coding sequence ATGATCGAACAGGGAACGCGCCAGGGCTCCGTCTCGCGCCGGATGCTCGTGCGCGGCATGGCCGCCACTGGCGCGCTCGCCGGCATCGGCATGCCTTTCGTCGCGCGCGCGGCTGAGCCGATCCGCATCGGCTTCCCGACGCCGGTCACCGGCCCGTTCGGCGCCGAAGCCAAGGATCAAATCCGCTCCGCCGAACTCGCCGTGAAGCAGTTCAACGAAGCGGGTGGCGTGAACGGACGGACGGCCGAGCTTCTAGTCCGCGACGACAAGCTCAATCCCGGCGAGGCCGCGACCCGGACGCTAGAGCTCATCGAGAAGGACAAAGTCCACTTCATCGTAGGCGCGCTTTCGAGCGCGGTCCAGCTTTCCGTCAACGAGATCACCCGCTCGCGCAAGGTCCTCTATGTGTCGATCAGCCAGTCTGACACGATCAACGAGGCCAAAGACTTCAGCCGCTACACCTTCCACGAGGCGCTGAACCCGCACATGACCACCGCGGCGGTGGCCAAGCACGCGTTCAAGAAGGGCACCAAGGTCGCATACCTGGCCGCCGACTATGCCTACGGCCACGAGATGCTGCGCGGCTTCAAGCGCGCGGCGGCCGCCATTGGCGCCGAGACGGTCGGCGAGATCCTGCACCCGTTCGGCGCGCCCGACTACTCGACCTTCATGCCTCGGCTGCGCTCCATGCGCCCCGACATCCTGTGCATCTGCAATTTCGGCCGCGATCAGGCCAATAGCATCAAGCAGGCCAGCGATTTCGGGTTGAAGAAGGGCGCCCAGATCGTCGTCCCGGTTCTGCTGCACAACCAACGCCTCGCCGGCGGCGCCGACGCCTTCGAAGGCGTGGTAGGGGCCAGCAACTACTACTGGCGCCTTGAGGAGACCGTCCCGTCGGCAAAAGCCTTCAACGACGCCTTCCGGGCCGCCTACGCCGACGCGATCCCGACCGATTACGGCGCCTACGGTTACACCGCCGTTCGCTCACTGCTGATGGCGGTGAAAGCGGCCGGCGACACCGACACCGACAAGGTCATCGCGGCGTTGGAGGGACTGACATACGACGTCGCCAAGGGCCCGGAGCGCTACCGCGCCTGCGACCACCAGGCGATCCAGTCCGTGCTCATCACCGTATCCAAGAAAAAGTCCGAGATGCAGGGCGAGGCGGACCTTTTCCGGATCCTGGAGGTCGAGGCGGGCTCCGAGAACGCGCTCCGCACCTGCAACGAACTCGGTCACCGCGCCTGA
- a CDS encoding branched-chain amino acid ABC transporter permease gives MNLVSFDLELIVMQLFSGVALGAVFVMLALGLSIIFGMLGIVNFAHGNVFMVGAYAGVFVMERTGSFWAALLVGPLLVGALGLLIERFLIRPLAGRSPDDPLLLTFGLGYVLVEGVRILFGSDGLPFATPEELSGVADLGVGFFPVYRLFVVGVVALVLVVLWYGLERTKLGLIVRAGARDPEILRVLGVDIQRLWLWVFGLGIALAALGGVLAAPMRSVNPEMGNVVLGEAFAVTVIGGMGSLMGSVVAGLLVGVVVSMTALVAPEMASMAMFAFMALVLLIRPQGLFGKPGLGT, from the coding sequence ATGAACCTAGTGTCGTTTGACCTCGAGCTGATCGTGATGCAGCTCTTCTCAGGCGTGGCGCTCGGCGCCGTGTTCGTGATGCTGGCGCTCGGGCTGTCGATCATCTTCGGCATGCTCGGCATCGTGAACTTCGCCCATGGCAACGTCTTTATGGTCGGCGCCTATGCGGGCGTTTTCGTCATGGAGCGCACGGGTAGCTTCTGGGCGGCACTGCTGGTCGGTCCGCTCCTGGTCGGCGCCCTCGGGCTCCTGATTGAACGGTTCCTGATCCGGCCTCTGGCGGGGCGCTCACCGGACGATCCCCTGCTTCTCACCTTCGGGCTCGGCTACGTGCTCGTCGAGGGCGTGCGCATCCTGTTCGGCTCGGACGGCCTGCCATTCGCAACCCCGGAGGAACTCTCCGGCGTCGCCGATCTCGGCGTCGGCTTCTTCCCGGTCTACCGACTCTTCGTCGTGGGGGTGGTGGCGCTGGTGCTCGTCGTCCTCTGGTACGGGTTGGAGCGGACCAAGCTCGGGCTGATCGTGCGGGCCGGCGCACGCGACCCCGAGATCCTGCGGGTCCTCGGCGTGGACATCCAGCGGCTCTGGCTTTGGGTGTTTGGCCTCGGGATCGCGCTTGCCGCACTCGGCGGCGTCCTTGCCGCACCGATGCGCTCCGTCAATCCGGAGATGGGCAACGTCGTGCTCGGCGAAGCCTTCGCCGTCACGGTGATAGGCGGGATGGGCTCGCTGATGGGGTCGGTCGTCGCCGGGCTTCTCGTCGGCGTCGTCGTCTCGATGACCGCGCTCGTTGCCCCCGAGATGGCGAGCATGGCGATGTTCGCCTTTATGGCTCTGGTGCTTCTGATCCGACCGCAGGGCCTCTTCGGCAAGCCTGGCCTCGGCACCTGA
- a CDS encoding branched-chain amino acid ABC transporter permease, translating to MQTLDQTVVDAPAAGAASQHSPIATDSFSRWRAPLSILALLGLPFLLPSQALAVNVLIYGLYAVGYNLLYGYTGLLSFGHAAFFGTGAYFTGIAIGAVGLHPLLAMGLGTVAASGLALAVGAVSIRSRGIYFAMVTLALAQLVYYAALQASSWTGGENGLRGFTVSRIDLGPVSLDILNPLVKYLFVLAFVGGALSMISRILASPFGAAIEAIRENEIRARACGFDVERSKLLAFVLSGLFCGLSGALSAIHLSIVPLDSLAYHTSGMAVVMTLVGGAGTFFGPFVGALVVLVLEDVLSLWTSHWQLVLGTVFILFVLFLPRGLLGTALMWSSFRWGRP from the coding sequence ATGCAGACCCTCGACCAGACCGTCGTCGACGCGCCTGCCGCGGGAGCCGCGTCGCAGCACTCGCCGATCGCCACCGATAGCTTCTCACGCTGGCGCGCGCCGCTCTCGATCCTCGCGCTTCTGGGATTGCCGTTCCTGCTTCCCTCGCAGGCACTCGCCGTCAACGTGCTGATCTACGGGCTCTACGCAGTCGGCTACAATCTGCTCTACGGGTATACCGGCCTGCTGTCGTTCGGACATGCGGCCTTCTTCGGAACCGGCGCCTATTTTACCGGAATCGCCATCGGCGCCGTAGGCCTTCACCCGCTCCTGGCGATGGGACTCGGCACGGTCGCGGCGAGCGGTCTTGCGCTGGCGGTCGGAGCGGTCTCGATCCGCTCGCGCGGCATCTACTTCGCCATGGTGACCCTGGCGCTCGCTCAGCTCGTCTATTACGCCGCGCTTCAGGCCTCCTCGTGGACCGGGGGCGAGAACGGTCTCCGCGGCTTTACGGTCTCGCGGATCGACCTCGGACCCGTTTCGCTCGACATCCTGAACCCACTCGTCAAATACCTCTTCGTCCTGGCCTTCGTAGGTGGGGCCCTCTCGATGATCTCGCGCATCCTCGCCTCGCCCTTCGGCGCCGCCATCGAGGCGATCCGCGAGAACGAGATCCGGGCCCGCGCCTGCGGCTTCGACGTGGAACGCTCGAAGCTCCTCGCCTTTGTCCTTTCCGGGCTGTTCTGCGGGCTTAGCGGAGCGCTCTCGGCAATCCACCTTTCGATCGTGCCGCTCGATAGCCTCGCCTATCACACCTCTGGCATGGCGGTGGTGATGACGCTGGTCGGCGGCGCGGGCACCTTCTTCGGGCCCTTCGTCGGGGCCCTCGTGGTGCTGGTCTTGGAGGACGTGCTCAGCCTCTGGACATCCCATTGGCAACTCGTGCTCGGGACCGTGTTCATCCTGTTCGTGCTGTTCCTTCCCCGCGGCCTCTTGGGCACGGCCCTGATGTGGAGCTCTTTCCGGTGGGGTCGCCCATGA
- a CDS encoding ABC transporter ATP-binding protein: MSPILEVETLGRRFGAFTALEGISAAFGKERITAIIGPNGAGKSTFFNLLSGALKPTAGSLRFDGRDMTRVPQARFAQLGIARSYQITNVFPRLTAHENVRTAMQARTSRYNFWGRRDALPDLANRADELLADVGLLSRRDRPAASLAHGEQRALEIGIALASDPKLLLLDEPTAGMGPEETKDMIALLRRLGETRTILLVEHKMKMILGLSERILVLHHGRLIADGSPAEIQADREVRRVYLGQSSGYGHA, translated from the coding sequence ATGAGTCCTATCCTGGAAGTCGAGACGCTTGGCCGTCGCTTCGGTGCCTTTACGGCTCTCGAAGGCATCAGTGCCGCCTTTGGCAAGGAGCGCATCACCGCCATCATCGGTCCGAACGGGGCCGGCAAGAGCACCTTCTTCAACCTGCTCTCGGGCGCCCTGAAGCCGACGGCCGGCAGTCTCCGGTTCGACGGCCGCGACATGACCAGGGTGCCCCAGGCGCGCTTCGCGCAGCTCGGCATCGCGCGCTCGTACCAGATCACGAACGTCTTCCCGCGGCTCACCGCGCATGAAAACGTGCGCACGGCGATGCAGGCGCGGACGAGCCGCTACAATTTTTGGGGTCGGCGCGATGCCCTCCCCGACCTGGCAAACCGGGCCGATGAGCTCCTGGCCGATGTCGGCCTTTTGAGCCGTCGCGACCGCCCTGCCGCTTCGCTCGCGCATGGCGAGCAGCGCGCCCTCGAGATCGGCATCGCACTGGCCAGCGACCCGAAGCTCCTGCTTCTCGACGAGCCCACCGCTGGGATGGGCCCCGAGGAGACCAAGGACATGATCGCCCTGCTGCGCCGCCTGGGAGAGACGCGAACGATCCTGCTCGTCGAGCACAAGATGAAGATGATTCTTGGCCTGTCCGAGCGGATTCTCGTGCTGCATCACGGCCGGCTCATCGCCGACGGCAGCCCGGCCGAGATCCAGGCCGATCGCGAGGTGCGGCGTGTCTATCTCGGCCAGAGCAGCGGGTACGGCCATGCTTGA
- a CDS encoding ABC transporter ATP-binding protein produces the protein MLEIQGLHAWYGPSHVLHGLSLAVRAGEILALVGRNGAGKTTTMKAVMGLIPKVGGSVRFLGEALLGRPAHARFPLGLAYVPEDRRIVPGLTVRENLKLGLLRASNAIKEEAAIAEIAETFPRLAERLDQTAVTMSGGEQQMLAIARAMIARPKLILLDEPSEGIMPVLVEEMGQLFVSLRERGVTLLLVEQNVEWALNLADRAVIIDQGAVVHESSAAALRADTEIQDRYCAV, from the coding sequence ATGCTTGAGATCCAGGGGCTCCATGCTTGGTACGGGCCGAGCCACGTCCTGCACGGCCTCTCCCTGGCGGTGCGGGCGGGGGAGATCCTGGCTTTGGTAGGGCGAAACGGGGCGGGTAAGACCACGACGATGAAGGCCGTAATGGGCCTGATCCCGAAGGTCGGCGGCAGTGTCCGTTTCCTCGGGGAAGCGTTGCTCGGCCGCCCGGCCCATGCCCGCTTCCCCCTGGGGCTCGCCTACGTGCCCGAGGACCGTCGCATCGTGCCGGGCCTGACGGTGCGCGAGAACCTGAAGCTCGGCCTCCTGCGCGCCTCGAACGCGATTAAGGAGGAGGCGGCCATCGCCGAGATCGCCGAGACCTTCCCGCGTCTCGCCGAGCGACTCGACCAGACCGCCGTGACGATGTCGGGCGGCGAGCAGCAGATGCTCGCCATCGCCCGTGCCATGATCGCGCGCCCGAAGCTCATTCTGCTCGACGAGCCGTCAGAGGGCATCATGCCGGTCCTAGTCGAGGAGATGGGCCAGCTGTTCGTGTCCCTGCGCGAGCGTGGCGTGACGCTGCTCCTCGTCGAGCAGAACGTCGAGTGGGCGCTCAACCTCGCCGACCGGGCCGTGATCATCGACCAGGGCGCAGTCGTGCACGAAAGTTCGGCCGCAGCCCTGCGCGCCGACACCGAGATCCAGGACCGCTACTGCGCGGTCTGA
- a CDS encoding SRPBCC domain-containing protein — MDITGEYRVAAPRAVVWTALNNSELLARCIPGCKELTQASPAELGARPSNGLMRWD, encoded by the coding sequence GTGGATATTACTGGCGAATACCGCGTCGCGGCGCCCCGCGCGGTCGTCTGGACCGCCCTCAATAATTCGGAGCTGCTCGCCCGCTGCATTCCCGGCTGCAAGGAATTGACGCAAGCCTCGCCCGCGGAGCTAGGAGCCCGTCCGAGTAACGGTTTGATGCGTTGGGACTAA
- a CDS encoding IS1182-like element ISMno38 family transposase, whose protein sequence is MAKVFRSWDVDQGWLLPPSLHEFVPPGHMAHFVRDTVREALDLSAILDTYTEERGYPPYHPGMMVALLLYGYSRGLYSSRQLARACEERVDFMAVTGLNRPDFRTIADFRKRHLTALSDLFVQVLRLCRAAGLVGFAHVAVDGTKLKANASRHKAMSYGRMKAAESTLAAEVEAWLDQAREADAAEDRAHGTDHRGDETPAWMADKQRRLETIRAAKAALEAEAADPPDPEDEDGPGASSGMRWQGRPLRGEDGGPPDRAQRNFTDPDSRILPTRDGFVQGYNGQIAVDAAHQVIVAHRLVTNPADSRALVPLVDGVCTHLGRKPREVSGDAGFATEANLAALQERRITAYLAPGRARHGEADAAGRRRLTKMPLMSAMAVRLKRAGRRSRYRLRKQVVEPVFGQIKQARGFRQFLLRGLDQVRGEWAMICTAHNLLKLAQAAR, encoded by the coding sequence ATGGCCAAGGTGTTTCGCTCCTGGGACGTCGATCAGGGCTGGCTGCTGCCACCCTCGCTGCATGAGTTCGTGCCGCCCGGGCACATGGCGCACTTCGTGCGCGATACGGTGCGCGAGGCGCTCGACCTCTCAGCCATTCTCGACACCTACACCGAGGAGCGCGGCTACCCGCCCTACCATCCCGGCATGATGGTGGCCCTGCTCCTCTACGGCTACAGCCGCGGTCTGTACTCGTCGCGTCAGCTCGCCCGCGCCTGCGAGGAGCGGGTTGACTTCATGGCCGTGACCGGCCTGAACCGGCCCGACTTCCGCACCATCGCTGACTTCCGCAAGCGGCATCTGACGGCGCTCTCGGACCTGTTCGTGCAGGTGCTGCGGCTGTGCCGGGCGGCCGGGCTGGTCGGCTTTGCCCACGTGGCGGTGGACGGCACCAAGCTGAAGGCCAACGCCTCGCGCCACAAGGCGATGAGCTACGGCCGGATGAAGGCGGCCGAGTCGACGCTGGCCGCCGAGGTCGAGGCTTGGCTGGATCAAGCGCGCGAGGCCGACGCGGCGGAGGATCGGGCTCATGGGACCGACCATCGTGGCGACGAGACACCGGCCTGGATGGCCGACAAGCAGCGGCGGCTGGAGACGATCCGCGCCGCCAAGGCCGCGTTGGAGGCAGAGGCTGCCGATCCGCCCGATCCGGAGGACGAGGACGGGCCGGGGGCCTCGTCGGGCATGCGCTGGCAAGGTCGGCCCTTGCGGGGCGAGGACGGCGGTCCGCCCGACCGGGCGCAGCGCAACTTCACCGACCCGGACAGCCGCATCCTGCCCACGCGCGACGGGTTCGTGCAGGGCTACAACGGCCAGATTGCGGTTGATGCGGCCCATCAGGTGATCGTCGCGCATCGGCTCGTGACGAACCCCGCCGACTCGCGCGCTCTCGTGCCGCTCGTCGACGGCGTCTGCACCCATCTCGGGCGCAAGCCGCGGGAGGTCTCCGGAGATGCCGGCTTTGCCACCGAGGCGAACCTGGCCGCGCTGCAGGAGCGACGGATCACAGCCTATCTCGCTCCGGGCCGTGCCCGTCACGGCGAGGCGGATGCAGCAGGTCGCCGGAGGCTGACGAAGATGCCCCTGATGAGCGCGATGGCCGTCCGCCTGAAGCGGGCTGGGCGCCGGAGCCGTTACCGTCTCAGGAAGCAGGTCGTCGAGCCGGTGTTCGGGCAGATCAAGCAGGCCAGAGGCTTCCGACAGTTCCTGCTACGTGGGCTCGATCAGGTCCGCGGCGAGTGGGCGATGATCTGCACCGCCCATAACCTCCTGAAGCTGGCGCAGGCCGCGCGCTGA
- a CDS encoding helix-turn-helix domain-containing protein: MTEKPLGKQQVAQMMGMHRRTLSRRLKSEGTSFTQVADETRLSIAKQLLADTTLSLAQISAALEFSEPAAFTHAFRRWTGTTPSAWRKEHRRH; encoded by the coding sequence ATGACTGAGAAGCCCCTCGGCAAGCAGCAGGTCGCGCAGATGATGGGGATGCATCGGCGCACGCTGAGCCGCCGGCTGAAGTCCGAAGGCACGAGCTTCACACAGGTCGCCGACGAGACGCGGCTTAGCATCGCGAAGCAGTTGTTGGCCGACACCACCCTGAGCCTAGCGCAGATCTCGGCCGCGCTGGAGTTCTCCGAGCCGGCCGCCTTCACGCATGCCTTCCGGCGCTGGACCGGCACAACGCCAAGCGCATGGCGGAAAGAACACCGGCGCCATTGA
- a CDS encoding DUF6894 family protein, which produces MAQRFYFDLTDGLTTIRDDEGVEADDLADALKQAEAALKEMSADGELTDLEEGWRLVIRSGADTVLATIPIVPASRLR; this is translated from the coding sequence GTGGCACAGCGCTTCTACTTCGACCTCACCGATGGCCTCACCACCATCCGCGACGACGAGGGCGTGGAGGCTGACGACTTAGCCGACGCCCTGAAGCAAGCCGAGGCCGCGCTCAAGGAGATGAGCGCCGATGGCGAGCTGACCGACCTCGAAGAGGGCTGGAGACTCGTCATTCGCAGCGGAGCCGATACGGTCCTTGCCACGATCCCGATCGTGCCGGCGAGCAGGCTGCGGTGA